The Ziziphus jujuba cultivar Dongzao chromosome 7, ASM3175591v1 genome includes a region encoding these proteins:
- the LOC107424546 gene encoding PI-PLC X domain-containing protein At5g67130, giving the protein MLACFTDDRSICASPAIGYLFLLLFSVVTTSSTACSNGNCQVLDACTAPTDCGQGLYCGNCPALGKTQPICIRGQATIPTSIINGLPFNKYTWLVTHNSFSIVDAPSLNGVQRLTFYNQEDSVTNQLMNGARGLMLDMYDFENDIWLCHSFRGQCFNFTAFQPAINTLKEVEAFLTSNPTEIVTIIIEDYVHTPKGLTNVFTLAGLDKYWFPLTKMPKKGEDWPTVTQMVQENHRLIVFTSDASKEAKEGIAYQWKYMLENEAGDPGVVRGSCPKRKESKPLNSKSASLFLENYFPTYPVETDACKEHSTPLAEMVNTCYKAAGNVMPNFLAVNFYMRSDGGGVFDAVDRMNGLTLCGCNTVTACQAGAPFGSCKNVAVPSGNPITNTAGSFTGSVTGSVQFAKSASTVNSPNHLVFFMFSFPLMAFWL; this is encoded by the exons ATGTTGGCGTGTTTCACGGACGACCGTAGCATATGCGCTTCACCTGCCATTGGCTACCTCTTTCTCTTACTCTTCTCGGTCGTCACCACCTCCTCCACTGCTTGTTCCAATGGCAATTGCCAG GTTCTGGACGCTTGTACTGCGCCCACAGACTGTGGGCAAGGTCTCTACTGTGGGAACTGCCCTGCTTTGGGTAAGACTCAGCCAATCTGTATCAGAGGTCAAGCAACAATACCCACTTCAATT attAATGGGTTGCCTTTCAATAAGTACACATGGTTGGTAACTCATAATTCGTTCAGCATCGTCGATGCGCCTTCGTTGAATGGTGTTCAGCGATTGACATTTTACAACCAAGAAGATAGCGTTACTAACCAGTTGATG AATGGCGCGAGGGGGCTGATGTTGGATATGTACGACTTCGAGAATGATATCTGGCTCTGCCATTCATTTCGGGGCCAATGTTTCAACTTCACAGCCTTT CAACCTGCAATTAACACTTTGAAGGAAGTGGAAGCATTCTTAACTTCGAACCCGACAGAGATTGTGACAATAATAATTGAGGATTATGTGCATACTCCAAAAGGATTGACTAATGTGTTTACTCTTGCTGGTTTAGACAAGTATTGGTTTCCTCTGACCAAGATGCCAAAAAAGGGTGAAGATTGGCCTACTGTGACTCAGATGGTGCAGGAAAATCATCGACTCATTGTTTTCACTTCGGATGCTTCGAAGGAAGCAAAGGAAGGAATAGCATACCAGTGGAAGTATATGTTAGAAAATGAGG CTGGAGATCCTGGTGTGGTTCGAGGTTCATGCCCAAAGAGAAAAGAATCAAAGCCACTGAACTCTAAAAGTGCATCTCTTTTCCTAGAGAATTACTTCCCTACATATCCAGTTGAAACTGATGCTTGCAAAGAGCATTCTACTCCACTTGCTGAGATGGTGAACACATGTTACAAAGCAGCAGGCAATGTGATGCCAAACTTTTTGGCAGTCAACTTTTACATG AGGAGTGATGGAGGAGGTGTTTTTGATGCTGTGGACAGAATGAATGGCCTTACACTTTGTGGGTGTAATACTGTCACTGCCTGCCAG GCTGGGGCGCCTTTTGGATCTTGTAAGAATGTTGCTGTACCCAGTGGAAATCCCATTACCAACACTGCTGGAAGCTTTACTGGATCAGTTACTGGATCTGTTCAGTTTGCAAAATCAGCTTCAACAGTCAATTCTCCCAATCacttggttttctttatgttctctTTTCCGTTGATGGCATTTTGGTTATGA